A genomic window from Ignavibacteria bacterium includes:
- a CDS encoding DUF3829 domain-containing protein codes for MFKIKFISGLVITVLLVTSCSMVDKLKEKISSKDKESGKEETKKEETKEVTSTADLEFYNKYIEVSNKVQDAGEKLYKDYMSDIPEPKSISKGSFIMSVSFKLSADNLERVYKEYQRSLFDGGALSKLNASAEMKNEIEGNFKDVLKSMEDYYNTSVKVANYYSKSEYKNDLSKAEGYDEEMKAVYGKYKAAFDKFSASVKKFKPQRKVRDIESISNPDEKSVAILMNSYENTLDMAEAFYDAFNGLEYNGDITKSKDKFREFENSFKDDKNMVLNAEFSEKTKYMKYSYEDYFVKMTNMFLDAGTKFYDKAPSAKDEREFNRLYDDVVNNYNYMITAYNTNINIVNSFRVY; via the coding sequence ATGTTCAAAATAAAATTTATATCAGGGCTGGTAATTACTGTTCTGCTTGTAACAAGCTGTTCTATGGTTGATAAGCTGAAGGAAAAAATAAGCTCAAAAGATAAAGAAAGCGGCAAAGAAGAAACCAAAAAAGAAGAGACCAAAGAAGTTACATCGACTGCGGATCTTGAATTTTACAATAAGTATATAGAGGTATCCAATAAAGTACAGGATGCCGGTGAAAAGCTTTATAAGGATTATATGAGCGATATCCCCGAGCCTAAATCAATAAGCAAGGGTTCATTTATAATGTCAGTTTCGTTCAAGCTTTCCGCTGATAACCTTGAGCGCGTTTATAAGGAATACCAGCGTTCTTTATTTGACGGCGGAGCTCTTTCAAAGCTTAACGCCTCGGCTGAAATGAAAAATGAAATAGAAGGAAATTTTAAGGATGTGCTCAAAAGCATGGAAGATTATTACAATACTTCGGTGAAGGTCGCAAATTATTACAGCAAAAGCGAGTATAAAAACGACCTATCAAAAGCCGAAGGCTATGATGAAGAAATGAAGGCTGTTTACGGAAAATACAAAGCTGCATTCGATAAATTTTCGGCTTCAGTAAAAAAATTCAAGCCTCAGCGTAAAGTAAGGGATATTGAATCAATTAGTAATCCGGATGAAAAGTCAGTTGCAATACTTATGAACTCGTATGAAAACACACTAGATATGGCAGAAGCATTTTATGACGCGTTTAACGGACTTGAATATAACGGCGATATCACGAAGTCAAAGGATAAGTTCAGGGAATTTGAGAACTCATTTAAAGATGATAAAAATATGGTATTAAATGCGGAGTTTTCAGAAAAAACCAAATATATGAAATACAGCTACGAGGATTATTTTGTAAAAATGACCAATATGTTCCTTGATGCCGGGACCAAGTTTTACGATAAAGCGCCATCAGCAAAAGATGAACGCGAGTTCAACAGGCTGTATGATGATGTTGTGAACAATTACAATTACATGATAACGGCCTATAATACAAATATCAATATTGTAAATAGTTTCAGGGTGTATTAA
- a CDS encoding transporter yields the protein MKTTILLLLILVSNIYSQNDSVISVDHSKVTLSTDIVPEWKLQAEVGGSCWYSENTYTQLQGTPDQYTATYYSLRINNPSLAFRLGIIKNVELRLGFVFIQDFYGTLSSDSWFYTERRNGVYSGGPIEAGLKVKLLEENRLIPSTAVKADVFIPAGNFYFHMDYVSPVFRLMLQKNISKNFSIGANAGYGWNVYEFYTKKYGSYSVSMNANISKKLGAFAEAFSFFQPHYRPDHRIGAGLTYRFSRNVLTVMQGGFGISERAPDIFGSGGIGFMFP from the coding sequence ATGAAAACAACAATCCTTCTTCTATTAATTCTGGTCTCAAATATATATTCACAAAATGATTCCGTTATTTCGGTTGATCATTCCAAAGTAACCTTATCAACAGATATTGTACCCGAGTGGAAACTGCAGGCAGAAGTGGGCGGAAGCTGCTGGTACTCAGAAAATACTTATACCCAGCTTCAGGGCACCCCTGACCAATACACGGCAACCTATTATAGTTTACGGATAAATAATCCCTCGCTTGCTTTCAGGCTGGGTATAATTAAAAATGTTGAGCTCAGGCTTGGTTTTGTGTTCATACAGGATTTTTACGGCACATTGTCGAGTGACTCATGGTTTTACACTGAACGCAGAAATGGTGTTTATTCCGGCGGACCCATTGAAGCGGGATTAAAAGTAAAACTGCTGGAAGAAAACAGGTTAATTCCTTCCACAGCCGTAAAAGCGGATGTGTTTATTCCTGCAGGAAATTTTTATTTTCATATGGATTATGTTTCCCCTGTTTTCAGGCTGATGCTTCAGAAGAACATTTCGAAAAATTTCAGTATTGGCGCAAATGCCGGTTACGGGTGGAATGTTTATGAATTCTACACTAAAAAATACGGCAGCTATTCTGTTTCAATGAATGCAAACATCAGCAAAAAGCTTGGAGCATTCGCCGAAGCCTTCAGTTTTTTTCAGCCTCACTACAGGCCTGACCATCGTATCGGCGCCGGATTGACATATCGTTTTTCACGGAACGTTTTAACCGTAATGCAGGGAGGTTTCGGAATATCTGAGCGCGCTCCGGATATATTTGGCAGCGGGGGAATTGGTTTTATGTTCCCATAG